A DNA window from Streptomyces canus contains the following coding sequences:
- a CDS encoding DMT family transporter: MNHRRTELLAAGAATVTVVLWASAFVSIRSAGAAYSPGALALGRLLSGALALGVICLIRREGLPPRSAWRGIAVSGVLWFGFYMVVLNWGEQQVDAGTAALVVNIGPILIALLGARLLGDAMPPRLLAGMAVSFAGAVTVGLSMSDDGGASVLGVILCLLAAIAYAGGVVAQKPALGSATPLQVTTFGCFTGAVVCLPFAGQLVSEAADAPASATLNMVYLGVFPTALAFTTWAYALARTTASRMGATTYAVPALVVLMSWLALGEVPGLLTLAGGTLCLAGVAVSRSRARRTVPAPVTVPESQSESASDPA, encoded by the coding sequence ATGAACCACCGCCGCACCGAACTCCTCGCAGCCGGCGCAGCCACCGTCACCGTCGTCCTGTGGGCCTCCGCCTTCGTCTCCATACGCAGCGCGGGCGCCGCCTACTCCCCCGGCGCCCTGGCCCTCGGCCGGCTCCTGTCCGGCGCACTCGCTCTGGGCGTGATCTGCCTGATCCGCCGGGAAGGACTCCCGCCACGCTCCGCCTGGCGCGGCATCGCCGTCTCCGGCGTCCTGTGGTTCGGCTTCTACATGGTGGTCCTGAACTGGGGCGAGCAGCAGGTGGACGCGGGTACGGCGGCCCTGGTCGTGAACATCGGCCCCATCCTGATCGCCCTGCTCGGCGCCCGGCTGCTCGGAGACGCGATGCCGCCCCGGCTGCTGGCCGGAATGGCGGTCTCCTTCGCCGGCGCGGTCACCGTGGGCCTGTCGATGTCGGACGACGGCGGCGCCTCGGTACTCGGCGTGATCCTCTGCCTGCTCGCGGCGATCGCCTACGCCGGCGGAGTCGTCGCACAGAAGCCGGCCCTGGGCTCCGCGACCCCGCTGCAGGTGACGACGTTCGGCTGCTTCACCGGCGCCGTCGTCTGCCTCCCGTTCGCCGGCCAACTGGTGTCGGAGGCGGCCGACGCCCCGGCCTCGGCGACCCTCAACATGGTCTACCTGGGCGTGTTCCCGACCGCCCTGGCCTTCACGACCTGGGCCTACGCGCTCGCCCGTACGACCGCCAGCCGCATGGGCGCCACCACCTACGCGGTGCCCGCCCTGGTCGTCCTGATGTCCTGGCTGGCCCTGGGCGAGGTCCCGGGTCTGCTCACGCTCGCGGGCGGGACGCTGTGCCTCGCAGGTGTGGCGGTGTCCCGCTCCCGAGCGCGGCGGACGGTCCCGGCCCCGGTGACGGTGCCGGAGTCGCAGTCCGAGAGCGCCTCAGACCCCGCGTGA
- a CDS encoding Zn-dependent alcohol dehydrogenase produces the protein MVRAAVLPAVGAPLEVTDIDLPDPGPGQVRVRLAAAGVCHSDLSLSNGTMRVPVPAVLGHEGAGTVVAVGEGVTGVAPGAGVVLNWAPSCGSCHACSLGEVWLCANALNGAADVYARTADGTDLHPGLNVAAFAEETVVSQSCLLPLPEGIPLTDAALLGCAVLTGYGAVHHAARVQEGETVAVYGVGGVGLAALQAARIAGASRIVAVDVSPEKEELARAAGATDYVTASDDTAREIRGLTGKQGVDVAVECVGRAATIRTAWDSTRRGGRTTVVGIGGKDQQVTFNALELFHWGRTLAGCVYGNSNPAEDLPVLAEHVRAGRLDLGALVTERIALDGIPAAFDNMLAGKGGRALVVF, from the coding sequence GTGGTTCGTGCCGCTGTTCTTCCCGCCGTGGGCGCTCCTTTGGAGGTCACCGACATCGACCTCCCCGACCCCGGTCCCGGCCAGGTCAGGGTCCGTCTCGCCGCCGCCGGGGTCTGCCACTCCGACCTGTCCCTGTCCAACGGCACCATGCGCGTCCCCGTCCCGGCCGTCCTCGGTCACGAGGGCGCGGGCACGGTCGTCGCCGTGGGGGAGGGGGTCACCGGGGTGGCGCCCGGCGCCGGTGTCGTCCTCAACTGGGCGCCTTCCTGCGGCAGTTGCCATGCCTGCTCGCTCGGTGAGGTCTGGCTGTGCGCCAACGCGCTCAACGGCGCCGCGGACGTCTACGCCCGCACCGCCGACGGCACCGACCTCCACCCCGGCCTGAACGTCGCCGCGTTCGCCGAGGAGACGGTCGTCTCCCAGTCCTGCCTCCTGCCCCTTCCCGAGGGCATCCCGCTCACCGACGCGGCCCTGCTGGGCTGCGCGGTCCTCACCGGCTACGGAGCCGTCCACCACGCGGCCCGGGTCCAGGAGGGCGAGACCGTTGCGGTGTACGGCGTCGGGGGAGTGGGCCTGGCCGCGCTCCAGGCGGCCCGGATCGCGGGCGCCTCGCGGATCGTCGCGGTCGATGTCTCCCCGGAGAAGGAGGAGTTGGCGCGCGCGGCCGGAGCCACCGACTACGTGACCGCCTCCGATGACACGGCCCGCGAGATCAGGGGCCTCACCGGCAAACAGGGCGTCGACGTCGCCGTGGAGTGTGTGGGCCGCGCGGCGACCATCCGCACGGCCTGGGACTCCACCCGCCGCGGCGGCCGTACGACGGTCGTCGGCATCGGCGGCAAGGACCAGCAGGTCACCTTCAACGCCCTGGAGCTCTTCCACTGGGGCCGCACCCTCGCGGGCTGTGTCTACGGCAACTCGAACCCGGCCGAGGACCTCCCGGTGCTCGCCGAGCACGTACGGGCGGGCCGCCTGGACCTCGGCGCCCTGGTGACGGAACGGATCGCGCTGGACGGGATTCCGGCGGCGTTCGACAACATGCTGGCGGGCAAGGGCGGCCGGGCGCTGGTGGTGTTCTGA
- a CDS encoding aldehyde dehydrogenase family protein: MKAHDGMYIDGEWRPATGPDLIEVVNPADEQVIGRVPAGTAEDVDIAVRAARAALPAWAATAPAERAARLAALRDVLAARKDEIAETVTAELGSPLKFSQNVHAALPVAVAASYAELAVTHSFEEKVGNSTVHQEPIGVVGAITPWNYPLHQIVAKVAPALAAGCTVVLKPAEDTPLVAQLFAEAVHEAGVPAGVFNLVTGLGPVAGQALAEHPDVDLVSFTGSAAVGRRIGATAGAALKKVALELGGKSANVILPSADLAKAVNVGVANVMSNSGQTCSAWTRMLVHTEQYDEAVELAAAAAAKYGERIGPVVSAKQQARVRGYIEKGVAEGARLVAGGPESPRDQGYFVAPTVFADVTPDMTIAQEEIFGPVLSVLRYEDEEDALRIANGTVYGLAGAVWAGDESEAVAFARRMDTGQVDINGGRFNPLAPFGGYKQSGVGRELGSHGLAEYLQTKSLQF, from the coding sequence ATGAAGGCGCACGACGGCATGTACATCGACGGCGAGTGGCGCCCGGCCACCGGCCCGGACCTGATCGAGGTCGTGAACCCGGCCGACGAACAGGTCATCGGCCGGGTCCCGGCCGGCACCGCCGAGGACGTGGACATCGCCGTACGAGCCGCCCGCGCCGCCCTCCCGGCCTGGGCCGCGACCGCACCCGCCGAACGGGCCGCCCGCCTGGCCGCCCTCCGGGACGTCCTGGCCGCACGCAAGGACGAGATCGCCGAGACCGTCACCGCCGAGCTCGGCTCGCCCCTGAAGTTCTCGCAGAACGTCCACGCCGCCCTCCCCGTCGCGGTCGCCGCCTCCTACGCGGAGCTAGCGGTCACGCATTCCTTCGAGGAGAAGGTCGGCAACTCCACCGTCCACCAGGAGCCGATCGGCGTGGTCGGCGCGATCACGCCCTGGAACTACCCGCTCCACCAGATCGTCGCCAAGGTCGCCCCGGCCCTCGCCGCGGGCTGCACGGTCGTGCTCAAGCCCGCCGAGGACACCCCGCTGGTCGCCCAGCTCTTCGCCGAGGCGGTCCACGAGGCCGGCGTCCCGGCCGGCGTCTTCAACTTGGTCACCGGCCTCGGCCCGGTCGCGGGGCAGGCGCTCGCCGAGCACCCGGACGTGGACCTGGTCTCCTTCACCGGCTCCGCCGCGGTCGGACGGCGGATCGGCGCGACCGCCGGCGCCGCCCTGAAGAAGGTCGCCCTGGAACTCGGCGGCAAGTCCGCCAACGTCATCCTGCCGAGCGCCGACCTCGCCAAGGCGGTCAACGTCGGCGTCGCCAACGTGATGTCCAACTCCGGCCAGACCTGCAGTGCCTGGACCCGGATGCTGGTGCACACCGAGCAGTACGACGAGGCCGTCGAACTCGCCGCCGCGGCTGCCGCGAAGTACGGCGAGCGCATCGGTCCCGTCGTCAGCGCCAAGCAGCAGGCACGGGTGCGCGGTTACATCGAGAAAGGCGTGGCCGAGGGAGCCCGGCTGGTCGCCGGTGGCCCCGAATCCCCCCGTGACCAGGGCTACTTCGTCGCCCCGACCGTCTTCGCCGACGTCACCCCCGATATGACCATCGCGCAGGAGGAGATCTTCGGCCCGGTCCTGTCCGTCCTGCGCTACGAGGACGAGGAGGACGCCCTGCGCATCGCCAACGGCACGGTCTACGGCCTCGCCGGCGCCGTCTGGGCCGGCGACGAGTCGGAGGCGGTGGCCTTCGCCCGGCGGATGGACACCGGCCAGGTCGACATCAACGGCGGCCGCTTCAACCCCCTTGCCCCCTTCGGCGGTTACAAGCAGTCCGGGGTGGGCCGCGAGCTCGGCTCGCACGGTCTCGCCGAGTACCTCCAGACCAAGTCCCTCCAGTTCTGA
- a CDS encoding DUF3574 domain-containing protein, which translates to MNVHLTSTRALLTGAALLLAAAPTAYATLAEADSSVPEHGVPYVETQLFFGTERPGGGPAVTDRQFMAFVDKEVTPGFPDGLTVQSGRGRWRDVSGRIWKERSYELILLYPVERAFASDRRTEEVRRAYEKTFGQESVGRVDDRARADF; encoded by the coding sequence ATGAACGTGCACCTCACCAGCACCAGGGCGCTCCTCACCGGCGCCGCCCTCCTGCTCGCCGCCGCGCCCACCGCCTACGCCACCCTCGCCGAGGCCGACTCCTCGGTGCCGGAGCACGGGGTGCCGTACGTCGAGACCCAGCTGTTCTTCGGCACCGAGCGGCCCGGTGGGGGACCGGCGGTCACCGACCGGCAGTTCATGGCCTTCGTCGACAAGGAGGTCACGCCCGGCTTCCCGGACGGCCTGACCGTGCAGTCCGGGCGCGGGCGGTGGCGGGACGTGAGCGGGAGGATCTGGAAGGAGCGGTCGTACGAGCTGATCCTGCTGTATCCGGTGGAGCGGGCCTTCGCGAGCGACCGGAGGACAGAGGAGGTCCGGCGGGCGTACGAGAAGACGTTCGGGCAGGAATCCGTGGGTCGGGTGGACGACCGGGCCCGCGCCGACTTCTGA
- a CDS encoding ABC transporter ATP-binding protein yields MTRAISLHDVSKTYTRGIRVVDRLSLDIAPGEFLVLLGPSGCGKSTVLRMIAGLEEITEGELRLDGEYGNDLLPAERRMAMVFQNFALYPNMTSRGNIGFPLRIEAPNEDPRARVDATARMLGIEDLLDRYPGQLSGGERQRVAMGRAISRHPSAFLMDEPLSNLDAKLRNHLRAEIAGLTRELGVTTVYVTHDQAEAMSLGDRVAVLRVGVLQQVGTPRSVYALPRNVFVAAFIGTPRINLLRGLVRAPLDGAMTISLGKQYLRLPEPLSLDHQLLRVQQGREVIVGLRSEAIRIAKRTSARPGEMPITGLVEHVEFQGHEVLVHFNTGSRPALVPDLEAPRPAPRPTRRRRRDGTVLERLRDRAGSLRAGPVVVLEDPPDSGPEPAPSDARLPGDLVVRTTPDLDLRRGMQVPLLVDISHLFVFDQHGERICPSPDHLPDLDE; encoded by the coding sequence ATGACACGCGCCATCTCCTTGCACGACGTGAGCAAGACCTACACGCGAGGAATCCGGGTGGTGGACCGGCTCTCGCTGGACATCGCGCCCGGCGAGTTCCTCGTCCTGCTCGGCCCCTCCGGCTGCGGAAAATCCACCGTGCTCAGGATGATCGCCGGTCTGGAGGAGATCACCGAGGGCGAGCTCCGACTCGACGGCGAGTACGGCAACGACCTGCTGCCCGCCGAGCGGCGGATGGCGATGGTGTTCCAGAACTTCGCCCTCTACCCCAACATGACCAGCCGGGGGAACATCGGCTTCCCGCTGCGCATCGAGGCCCCCAATGAGGATCCACGCGCACGCGTGGACGCCACCGCCCGCATGTTGGGCATCGAGGACCTCCTCGACCGCTACCCGGGCCAGCTCTCCGGCGGCGAACGCCAGCGGGTGGCGATGGGCCGGGCCATCTCCCGCCACCCCTCCGCCTTCCTGATGGACGAGCCGCTGTCCAACCTGGACGCCAAGCTCCGCAACCACCTGCGCGCCGAAATAGCCGGGCTCACGCGGGAGTTGGGCGTCACCACGGTCTACGTCACGCACGACCAGGCCGAGGCCATGTCGCTCGGCGACCGGGTCGCCGTGCTGCGCGTCGGAGTTCTCCAGCAGGTCGGCACCCCGCGCTCGGTGTACGCGCTGCCGCGCAACGTCTTCGTCGCCGCCTTCATCGGGACCCCGCGCATCAACCTCCTGCGCGGCCTGGTCCGGGCTCCGCTGGACGGCGCGATGACCATCAGCCTCGGCAAGCAGTACCTGCGGCTGCCCGAACCCCTCTCCCTGGACCACCAGTTGCTCCGCGTCCAGCAGGGCCGCGAGGTGATCGTGGGCCTGCGGTCGGAGGCGATCCGCATCGCCAAACGGACCTCCGCGCGTCCGGGCGAGATGCCGATCACCGGCCTGGTGGAGCACGTGGAGTTCCAGGGCCACGAGGTCCTCGTCCACTTCAACACCGGCTCCCGCCCGGCTCTCGTCCCCGACCTGGAGGCCCCGCGGCCCGCTCCACGGCCGACCCGGCGGCGCCGCCGCGACGGCACGGTGCTGGAGCGTCTGCGGGATCGCGCGGGCTCCCTGCGGGCGGGCCCGGTGGTGGTCCTGGAGGACCCGCCGGACTCGGGCCCCGAGCCCGCCCCCTCCGACGCCCGCCTCCCCGGTGACCTCGTCGTCCGCACCACCCCGGACCTCGACCTCCGCCGCGGCATGCAGGTCCCCCTCCTCGTCGACATCTCCCACCTCTTCGTCTTCGACCAGCACGGAGAACGCATCTGCCCGTCCCCGGACCACCTTCCGGACCTGGACGAGTGA
- a CDS encoding class F sortase — MAPRRRRRRPWYRTRAYRLTRTALFTVVLVTVGVRCTGDHKSTAPYGPGGQGTVAAAGPDAGVADGSETGVADGSETGVADGPETEVARGPAPSALATPTRTPPPRTLPRSRPTAFRIPSLGIDAPITGLGLIKGRELATPPVDKPKLVGWYQGGPTPGEPGTAIAVGHRDTRTGPAVFAALAQVKPGRVIEAGRADGRTAVYTVDRVKVFDKEGFPDKEVYGPARRPELRVITCGGLFKWRTGYTSNVVVFAHLTKIREPRPPKSTTAR; from the coding sequence ATGGCGCCGCGTAGGCGCAGACGCAGGCCCTGGTACCGGACCCGCGCCTACCGCCTCACCAGGACGGCCCTGTTCACGGTCGTCCTGGTGACGGTGGGGGTCCGGTGCACCGGTGACCACAAGTCGACCGCGCCGTACGGGCCCGGCGGCCAGGGCACCGTGGCGGCCGCCGGTCCGGACGCCGGGGTGGCCGATGGTTCGGAGACCGGGGTGGCCGATGGTTCGGAGACCGGGGTGGCCGATGGTCCGGAGACCGAGGTGGCCCGTGGGCCGGCCCCCTCCGCCCTCGCCACGCCCACCCGCACGCCCCCTCCCCGCACGCTGCCCAGGTCCCGGCCGACGGCCTTCCGCATCCCGTCCCTGGGTATCGACGCCCCCATCACGGGCCTCGGGCTCATCAAGGGACGGGAGTTGGCGACACCACCGGTGGACAAACCGAAACTCGTGGGCTGGTACCAGGGCGGCCCCACGCCCGGCGAGCCCGGCACGGCGATCGCCGTCGGCCACCGCGACACCAGGACCGGCCCCGCCGTCTTCGCCGCGCTCGCCCAGGTGAAGCCCGGCAGAGTGATCGAGGCGGGGCGCGCGGACGGCCGTACCGCCGTCTACACCGTGGACCGGGTGAAGGTCTTCGACAAGGAGGGCTTCCCCGACAAGGAGGTCTACGGTCCGGCCCGGCGCCCGGAGCTCCGCGTGATCACCTGCGGTGGACTCTTCAAGTGGCGGACGGGCTACACCAGCAACGTCGTCGTGTTCGCCCACCTCACCAAGATCCGTGAGCCGCGGCCACCGAAGAGCACGACGGCCCGCTGA
- a CDS encoding MFS transporter, whose translation MAPGGNRGWLLRLVIAFSFAQGAVSMARPAVSYRALALGADERAIGVIAGVYALLPLFAAVPLGRRTDHGRCAPLLPVGVVLISGGCALSGLADSLWTMAVWSGVMGLGHLSFVIGAQSLVARQSAPHEQDRNFGHFTIGASLGQLIGPIAAGALIGGSDMAGTSALALLVAGAGAAVACTSLWRIEHRDTAAKSRTGQADRVPVGHILRSRGVPGGIFVSLSVLSATDILTAYLPVVGEHRGIAPSVIGLLLSLRAAATIACRLVLTPLLRLLGRALLLTVTCLLAALLCAGIALPVPVWALAAMLAVLGFCLGVGQPLSMTTVVQAAPDGARSTALALRLTGNRLGQVAAPATAGLVAGVAGAAAPFVMLGTLLLVSAGVALRSPGPPERTGPDAGKRSKRPGLRRTSDI comes from the coding sequence ATGGCGCCCGGTGGGAACCGCGGCTGGCTGCTCCGCCTCGTCATCGCCTTCAGCTTCGCGCAGGGGGCGGTGTCGATGGCCCGGCCCGCCGTCTCCTACCGGGCCCTCGCATTGGGCGCGGACGAGCGGGCGATCGGTGTCATCGCCGGTGTCTACGCGCTGCTCCCGCTGTTCGCGGCGGTCCCGCTGGGCCGCCGTACGGATCACGGGCGTTGTGCGCCGCTGCTGCCCGTCGGTGTGGTCCTGATCTCCGGCGGCTGCGCGCTCAGCGGCCTCGCCGACTCGCTCTGGACGATGGCGGTCTGGAGCGGGGTGATGGGCCTCGGCCACCTCAGCTTCGTCATCGGTGCCCAGTCACTCGTCGCCCGCCAGTCCGCCCCGCACGAACAGGACCGCAACTTCGGCCACTTCACCATCGGCGCCTCCCTCGGCCAGCTGATCGGCCCGATCGCGGCAGGCGCGCTGATCGGCGGCTCCGACATGGCGGGCACGAGTGCGCTGGCGCTGCTCGTCGCGGGCGCCGGGGCGGCGGTGGCGTGCACGTCGTTGTGGCGCATCGAGCACCGCGACACGGCGGCCAAGTCCCGTACCGGACAGGCCGACCGGGTTCCCGTCGGGCACATCCTGCGGTCCCGGGGTGTACCCGGGGGGATCTTCGTGAGCCTGTCCGTGCTGTCCGCCACGGACATCCTCACCGCGTACCTTCCGGTGGTCGGCGAACACCGGGGCATCGCCCCCTCGGTGATCGGCCTGCTGCTGAGCCTGCGCGCGGCCGCCACCATCGCCTGCCGCCTGGTGCTGACTCCTCTGCTACGGCTGCTGGGGCGCGCGTTGCTCCTGACCGTGACGTGTCTGCTGGCGGCCCTGCTGTGCGCGGGCATCGCGCTGCCGGTCCCGGTGTGGGCGCTGGCCGCCATGCTCGCCGTGCTCGGCTTCTGCCTCGGCGTCGGACAGCCGCTGTCCATGACGACGGTCGTCCAGGCCGCCCCCGACGGCGCCCGCTCCACCGCGCTCGCCCTGCGGCTGACCGGCAACCGTCTCGGCCAGGTCGCCGCACCGGCCACCGCGGGCCTGGTCGCGGGGGTCGCGGGCGCGGCGGCGCCGTTCGTGATGCTCGGGACGTTGCTGCTGGTCTCGGCGGGGGTGGCGCTGCGGTCGCCGGGGCCGCCCGAAAGGACCGGGCCGGACGCTGGAAAGCGGTCGAAACGCCCGGGATTGCGCCGCACGAGCGATATCTGA
- a CDS encoding CitMHS family transporter has translation MLTILGFAMIATFLVLIMLKKMSPIAALVLIPALFCVFVGKGAKLGDYVIDGVTSLAPTAAMLMFAIVYFGVMIDVGLFDPVVRGILKFAKADPMRIVVGTAILAAIVSLDGDGSTTFMITVSAMYPLYKRLKMSLVVMTGVAAMANGVMNTLPWGGPTARAATALKLDASDIFVPMIPALAVGLLGVFVLSYVLGKRERKRLGVLTLSDVLVEEKVEETETVLVGAGSGASGSGASATDKVTGGSGSGTDAEDEDEAGDAERFQVLDPNRATLRPKLYWFNALLTLTLLTAMIMEWLPIPVLFLIGAALALTVNFPHIPDQKARLAAHADNVLNVSGMVFAAAVFTGVLQGTGMVDHMARWMVDVIPDGMGPHMALVTGILSLPLTYFMSNDGFYFGVLPVLAEAGAAHGVTPLEMARASLVGQPLHMSSPLVPAVYVLVGMAKVEFGDHTRFVVKWAALTCLIILGAGILFGII, from the coding sequence ATGCTGACCATCCTCGGCTTCGCCATGATCGCGACCTTCCTGGTCCTGATCATGCTGAAGAAGATGTCGCCGATCGCGGCGCTCGTACTGATCCCGGCACTGTTCTGCGTCTTCGTCGGGAAGGGCGCCAAGCTCGGTGACTACGTCATCGACGGCGTCACCAGCCTCGCCCCCACCGCGGCGATGCTCATGTTCGCGATCGTCTACTTCGGCGTGATGATCGACGTCGGCCTCTTCGACCCGGTCGTCCGCGGAATCCTGAAGTTCGCGAAGGCCGACCCGATGCGGATCGTCGTCGGTACGGCGATCCTCGCCGCGATCGTCTCCCTCGACGGCGACGGCTCGACCACCTTCATGATCACCGTGTCGGCGATGTACCCGCTGTACAAGCGCCTGAAGATGAGCCTGGTCGTCATGACCGGTGTCGCCGCCATGGCCAACGGCGTGATGAACACCCTGCCCTGGGGCGGCCCGACGGCCCGCGCCGCCACCGCGCTGAAGCTCGACGCCAGCGACATCTTCGTCCCGATGATCCCGGCCCTGGCCGTCGGACTGCTGGGCGTCTTCGTCCTCTCGTACGTGCTCGGCAAGCGCGAGCGCAAGCGGCTGGGCGTGCTCACCCTGAGCGACGTCCTGGTCGAGGAGAAGGTCGAGGAGACCGAGACGGTCCTGGTCGGCGCCGGTTCCGGTGCCTCTGGTTCCGGTGCCTCCGCCACGGACAAGGTCACCGGCGGCTCCGGCTCCGGCACCGACGCCGAGGACGAGGACGAGGCCGGCGACGCGGAGCGCTTCCAGGTCCTCGACCCGAACCGGGCCACCCTGCGTCCCAAGCTCTACTGGTTCAACGCCCTGCTCACGCTCACCCTGCTCACCGCGATGATCATGGAGTGGCTGCCGATCCCGGTGCTGTTCCTGATCGGCGCCGCGCTCGCGCTCACCGTGAACTTCCCGCACATCCCGGACCAGAAGGCCCGCCTGGCCGCCCACGCCGACAACGTCCTCAACGTCTCCGGCATGGTCTTCGCCGCCGCCGTCTTCACCGGCGTCCTCCAGGGCACCGGCATGGTCGACCACATGGCCCGCTGGATGGTGGACGTCATCCCCGACGGCATGGGCCCGCACATGGCCCTCGTCACCGGCATCCTGAGCCTCCCGCTCACCTACTTCATGTCGAACGACGGTTTCTACTTCGGCGTCCTCCCGGTCCTCGCCGAGGCCGGCGCGGCGCACGGTGTCACCCCGCTGGAAATGGCCCGCGCCTCCCTCGTCGGCCAGCCGCTGCACATGTCGAGCCCGCTCGTCCCGGCCGTGTACGTCCTGGTCGGCATGGCCAAGGTGGAGTTCGGCGACCACACCAGGTTCGTGGTCAAGTGGGCGGCGCTCACCTGCCTGATCATCCTCGGGGCGGGCATCCTCTTCGGAATCATCTGA